The Roseiconus lacunae genomic sequence GTGGGACCGGCATTGACCGCATCGAATGCCTGCATGTCGGTGGTGTCTTCGAAGTCTTCAAAAGCGATCACGCTGTTTTGGTCAGCCAGACCGATGTTGTCGACACAGAACCACCAATCGTTGCTTGCGTTGATGCACCCGAAACGCAGGACAACCTGAGTCGCGGCGAGATCCGATGTGAAGTCGACTCCGGCGACAAAGCTGCCTTGGTCGCCGAGCTCGGTGCTGATCGCGCCGCTGTCGACGGTCGAGTCGATCGTCAGCAAGTTCTGCCAAGTCGTCCCGCCATCGAACGAGATGTCGACGACGCCGGTTTGGGTATCTTCGCAGACAAAGTCGAAATCGAAGTCGACCATCAATGACGCCAAGTCACGACCGCTTACGTCGTAGGTACGCGAGATGTACGAGTTGTAGAGTGGGTTTTCGGGGCTACCTAGATCGGCGTTCCCGCCGTCGTCCGCTTCGTCAGGATCGGCAACAAGAGCAATGTTACGATCGGTGCTTCCGAAAAAGCAGCGGTCTCGGCCGGCTTGCACGTCGGCATGTCCGATCCAAGAGGCTACGTCCATCAGCGACCAGCCGTCAAATTCACCCGGCATGGTGTCGTTGTTGTACGTGTTGCCTGAATTGTCCAACGTCCATCCGGTTGGAAAATTCTTGGTCCAATCGGTACCGTCGGTGAAGTAAGGCGAGCTATAGTCGATTGTAAACGGCAGCATCGTAAGACCTTCGAAATCGTCAAACGAGATTTCGACGGCTTGTGTTTGCTGAGACTGAGTCGGGAGAGTGCATGCACCCAGGAGAGCTAACAACGCCGCAAGAGCACGTCGCCTCGGGAGGAAGCGTTTCATAAGTTGATACTCCAAAGTAAATAATGGGAAACCTTCGAGACACGGAATGGTGAGTGGGGCAACGGGAGAGGTGAGGATTCAAGCCGTGGATTACTCCGGCATGTGAGCGTCATCCTCGTTCCCGTTTCGCGATCCGAGTGCACTGAATAGTTCCGCATCAATGCTTTCGGAAATCATTCGGACAGATCCATCTCCGGCACAGAAATTCGCGCCGCCGGGATGATTGCTTCCGAAGCTCACTTCGTATGCGGCCCATTCGGGAGACGCATCACTAAAGCGAATGTCGGTCGGGCGTTGATAATTGATGGGGACGGCCGTTGACCCGCCTTGCTCGGACCAGTCGGTGCCCTCCCAGTTGTCGAAGTCATCGCCTCCGATCGCCCAGTGGTCCTTGCGTCCGGTGTTCTGGTTTTCTTGGCGAGATGATTCGATGCTATGAACGAAATCCGGCTCGGCTTCGCCGTACATCAAGGTATTTGACAAGCCATCGGTCACGTCCCTGAATTTGGCACCGGCCATGCCGCCTTGATTGATGCGAGCTTTTTCTGGCGGGCGGGTAATGATCATCCCATCGAGTTCACTGTGATGCAGTGTGGGCGTGCGGTCGGGGCCCCAAGTCGGACGATTAGTGCGTCCCCAACCAAACTGTGGCTTCCAATCATTCGGCTGGATGCCGGTTACGACGCCGAGGTAATTCGCTGGTTCGCGAGCGGAAACAAACCACGGCGGCGAATAGCATGAGGCGTCAAAGACGGGGCCCTGCATCACCGAAGACGGGCATTTGTATGGCCCGACGACTGATTCGCAGGCAGCGATTTGACGTTCTTCGGGATTGCCCGATGCGATCGTCGCGCTATCGCGAGCGACCGAGGCGGCCCAGTTGATTGATCCGAATGAAAGACGCTCGAACAACGCATCTTGTTCGATGAAAGGGAGAATGAAGGCACTCCAATGACCGCCTTCTTGAGCTTCTCCGAGCATCGGTAATCCCTTATGGACCAACTCAAAATTGTGAGTCGCGAGACCGATTTGCTTGAGTTTATTTGAGCATTGCATGCGTCGGCTCGCCTCACGAGCAGACTGAACGGCCGGCAGCAATAGTCCGACCATCACTCCAATGATCGCGATCACGACTAACAGTTCCACAAGCGTGAATGCCGATCGATCTTTGGTTCGTTTGGTTTTCATGGTTCCGGTACGTTTCGTCACTCGAAGAAGTGGAAACGTCAACTCCTTGGATACTAAATGTGAATGGGTGTCTATTCGCTTGGGATATCGAAAATGAATTCGTTCGGATCGCTGCCTCCGATTTCAAATTCAACCGGGCTGTCGATATCACTTGCGTACGGCAACGGAACCAATTCTTCGGTGATCAGTTTGGGGTTGTCATCGTGCTTTTCGTTTGGGTTGAGCCCCATCTCGTCGTTCCCCTTGGGCACCATGCAGGAAAACGAAACTCGATACTTTCCCGATGCCAATCCGTCACCGGCACTGCTACGTAACGTCAGCACCCCTTTGGCATCTGTTTCTCCGACGCCCATGCGGAATTTGTCGACCTGCTCATCGATCGGGCGCATGTAGACAAGTAGCCGCTGATAAGGCTTGCCACCCAAAGTTACTTTTCCGGTAACTTGATGAAGCTGCGGATCCCCGCAGCCGATCAGGCAGAGAACGAAGCATGAAGAAAATAAGAAGGTGAGTCTGTTCATAACGATGGGCGATTGATACCGCTGGCAGAGCTTCCGTACGACTGAAAGAACGTGCACGGTTTAACTGACGAGCGATCGACACCAATCGTTAGATGTTCACGCTTGCCGTGCGGGCAGCAGTAAACGGGATTGGAAGACACTAAGAAAGCGAGTTGCGCGATCGGTTGAGAGGATTGCGCTATTGATCAACAAGCTTCTCGAAACGCTTATCAAGCTGTTTGAATTGTCTATCGAAACGATGAGGATCGTGTTAATGAATTCATGTCCCAAACCGGAAAAAAGGGGTCAGGACTCAAAAAACTCAGGTCACGAAAAGGCGTCATGAGTCGATTAGCCGGAACGGATCTACGGACGCTACGCACTATTGAGTCCTGACCCCCTTTTGCGGTCGGGAGAGATCGATGTCACCGCATTGACTTGCAAGGCATCTTCGTTGAATGCTATTTTCAACGCCAATGTTTCTTCAATCGATCACGGATCCTCCTTCTTAACTCAAGCGATTCCATGCACGCCATTGTCGATCAAATCGTCGAAGTCTTTGCCACCCGCGGCGCCGAAAGCTATGGAAGTGAAGATGTCACACAATTGGAACACGCGATGCAGTGCGGAGATCTTGCACGCAGTTCAAAAGCAACCGATGAATTGGTGGTCGCCGCGGTGTTGCACGATATCGGACACCTACTTCTGGACACGCCACTACCGACGGCGGATGCTTCTGACTATGACGATAGCCATGAAACAATTGGCTATCAGTTTTTGGAACAGAATTTCGGTGCAGCCGTTGCAGACCCTGTTCGGCTTCATGTTGCCGCCAAACGGTATCTCTGTACGACTCGCCCGAGCTACGAACAGCAACTCTCGCCGACATCTTATAAGAGCTACCTCGACCAAGGCGGCAAGATGTCAAAAGACGAACTCGCGGCCTTTGAGTCGGAGCCGCATTGCGAAGCGGCATTGGTCTTGCGAAGCTGGGATGACTCGGCCAAAAACATGGATGCTAAAATGCCGACCATCGAAGATTTTAAACCCTACTTCTTCGCTGTACTCCAACAACAGCGGCAAATCGATTCGTGATCAGTGACCTTTGTTTTGAAGGATGATCTGGTCAAGAACTTGCAGTACTTGCTCGCTTCCCTTTTCCATTTCTTCCAACGACTCTGCGATTGCTGTGTCGTTCGTTGAAATGGATGCACTGAGCAAATCAAGGACTCGTTCTGTGGATCGGTGAACAGTTGCGTGTGGGGCTTCGAGCATCCGATATGAGGGCGTATGGGCGAAGGACGCCTGACCGTCTCTTTCGTAATACCATTTCGCTAAGCGGCAGTGGTGGCAATCAACGACCTCAAAGATTCATTCGCCTTCAAGGACACTTCGGTAGCTGTTCACTTTCCAAACGATATGGTCCAGTTTCGCCAGACTGGTGATCGCCAAGTTGTTCGCATCGGTGACTTGAACCAGCGAATCGCCGTTGCTGTGGTTGGTTTCCATGACCCGGTCATTCTGAATAGATCGATTCAGATTCATCTGCCAACTGAGAACAGTTTCTCTCGATCCGCCTACAGATTTCAATATTCTAAACGCTAACCGACGCCGCCTCGGTTAGGCTCGCTTGGATATTCGTCAGTCCAGCCTTGAATTTCAGGTTTTCCTGCTTCAGGATTTCCGCTGCTGTCGACGAACCAAGATCTGATTCAAGAAAAGTATGGTGTTTCGTCTCGACCAAATCAGTGGGGACGCTGCATCAGCCGCTGGGCGTTGACTCCGAATGTTTTAGAGAAACCGCGACCAACGCCATTCAGCTAACCCTGAAGTCAGATGACAGCGAGCCACCAGCCAGAATGGCTTCACCCTTCCAAGGGCATCCGGCGAAGCAAGTCAGCGACAACGGTTAATCACCGGCAGAGGCCAATCGTACGATTGATGACTGTGCTATATGCTTCTCATATCGGAAAGCATGCTAACCAGCCGTGATAAGAAATAGACGAGCCATTCAATGACAATCAATGATCAAAATCGCGACGACTTCGCTGCCGTAAAAAGAACGATTGAGAAACGTAAAACGTTGAAGGTCCTTGGCGATCTTGGTTCACCGGTGGAAATCAATACTACAGTTGCGCAAAACAACGACGCTTCGATCAGGGAAGCACTCCGCACCGCCGGAATGGCCCCTTTTCACTATGACCGTGCGATCGATTCGATTGCCGAGCCATGGCGAGCACATTTGCTTTTTCATCAGAATTGCCGGCAAGTCGCGGAGCTTCTCGAACAGTGGACTCCACCGGGCCTGTCCGCCGGGAAATTACCGGCGATGTTTTCCGCTTGCGGTGCCGCGATCTTGGTGACGTGGTTGCCCCAATTTCGTAGTGGCAGCGAATCAAAGCCTGAGCAAATCGATGTTGACGATGAACACCTCGCAGCGGCATCAGCGATGGTGCAGAATCTGCTCCTGCTGCTAACCGCGAAAGGGATGGGGACGTACTGGTCCAGTGGAGGCGTACTAAAGCAAACCGGCGTATCGGCGCATCTGGGAGTGAACGAAGGAGAGAAATTGCTAGCCGTTGTGTTCGTCGAATACCCAGAAACACAGACACTGGAAATTGATCGAAAGCCAGGCAAACATCGCGACAGCCGAAGTGATGGATGGATTCGAGAGGTCGTCCTCTAGTACGAAGGACGTCGTCCTCTCACATCACTTGGTAGAAAATGTCAGGAATTCGAAATCTACCGACCGACTTCGCTCGTCTTAAGCCTGCTAGCCGTGTTTCCACTGTTGACGGGGAGATTGATGATCGATTTTAGTTTCCTGGCTGACGTTACCGTCACGATTCATTTTGCTTACGTCGCTTTCGTCGTTCTGGGGCTGCCATTAATTCTTGTTGGAGGCCTGTGCCGATGGCAATGGATCAGGAATCCTTGGTTTCGCGGTCTACATTTAGCAATGATCTTGATCGTCGTTCTTGAAGCTTGGGCGGGGATCACCTGTCCATTGACGACGCTCGAAAACGATTTCCGACTTGCCGCCGGCGGGAGCTCCAACGAAGGAAGTTTTATTGCCGCATGGCTTCATGACCTGATGTTTTTTCACGCACCTCCGTGGGTGTTTACGTTTGCCTACAGCTTGTTCGGTGCAGTCGTCATCGCAACGCTGGTGTTCATCCCGCCGCGTTTGCGCAAGGCACCATCGGCGAATCACTAGGCGACGATCCAAAAGGCAGCGTTCAACGCAGGTGATGGTGGGTGGGAACCGAGATTCCAAAACTCAACTTGCACGACCATCAAGCGAAACTTTTGCTCTACTTCCCCGGGTCAAGAGTGGAACAGCGCAAGCGACTACTCCGATTCTAGAAAGTTGGTGTCATCATTCGCGTACGGTCGCCTTGGAGACGCTGGTTAACGTGCACCACGGGCCAACGAGGCAATTTCGGTACCGTCGGCGAAGGAGAAATTGACGTCCCGCTGCGGGAATGGAATTTCGATATTCGATTTGGCAAACTCGTTGCAGATCGCCGTGTTCAACTGATGGGTGATTTCAATTCGATTGTCGAGTTTCTCTAGGTATAGCCGGACGACAAAGTTCAGTGAGCTATCTCCAAAGGTGTCGAAGTTGATCAGCGGCGGTGGATCTTCCATCACTTCTGGATGGCTGGTCACAATTTTGAATAGGATCTCACGCACCTGATTTGGGTTGGATCCATACGCGACACCGACTGTCAGTGTGAGACGGTTGACGACGTTGGTTAGCGACCAGTTAAGTAGCTTTTGCGTGATTAAGTCTTTGTTTGGAATCACCAACTCTTTGCGATCCCAATTGGTAACCGTCGTGGCACGCATCTGAATTCGTGAAACGATCCCCGTCGTGTCATCGATCGTCACGACGTCGCCAACGCGAACCGGTCGTTCGAGCAATAGGATGATCCCGGAAACAAAGTTTGCCACGATCTCCTGAAGACCGAAACCAAGACCGACCGAGGCCGCCGCGAGCAACCAACCCAATTTATCGTACGGAACGCTAAGCAAGTTCATTACGAAAATCGAGCCGATAATGATTAGGGCATATCGCAGTAGCGTTGAAATCGCGTAACGAGCCCCCGAGTCGAGGCTTGTTTTGCCGAGAACGAGTAGATCAAAAAGGCCCGGCAATACGCGAGTGATGTAGATTGTGACCGTGACAAAGATCAACGCGATTCCGACATCAAGCAGACTAACCCGACTCGCGTCTTCACCTGATCCGAAGGTGATCGCGTAGTCTTCGGTGTCAAACACTTGAAGGGCCGGCAGCATGTCGCCCCAAATGTAAACCAAGCCGAAAATAGCCAAGATCGAGGAGATGACAAAAGACGTTTGCCGCGATTGCTGGTCAATGGTCCCAAAGTCGATCGTTTCTTCTTCATGCAGAACGATCCCCGCTTCTTTCGCCGCCGAACTTGGTGATCCATCGTCCTGCAGTTCGGCGATTCGCATGGCTCGCAATTCTTTCGCTTTCTTCCGTGCCAGATCACGTTTTTTCAGCATCATCCATCGCGATGTCAGACCGGAGGAAATGACCACCACCACCAGTAGCAAGAAAGTCGACTGCAGTGATCTGCCAAGCCGAAATGTCGTGTCCATATAACCGGCCATCGCTAAAATCGAGAACACGATTGGCACCGAGATCCCCAAAATCCAAAGCAACTTTCGCAGTCGATACAGATTGGAATAGGGATTGTGCCTGACGACTTCGGCATGCAGCGGGCTGTTGGATCGCAAAATGATGTGATGGAAAACAGCGGTTAGGCAGAACAGAAACGTCGCGACCATTCGGGTCGCGAAGGCGCGTGTTCCCGTATCGGGATGTTCGTAAAAGATACCCATCGCCAAAACACAGATACTGCCCAGGAGCGTGTACCAGCGTAGGTGCCGCCGCAAGTATTTCCGAAACGAGTCGCCCCAATCAAAGTGCGCCATCGCCAATCCCTTCTCGCGACAGACTTGGCGCAATAGTTCACGTGAGGCGACATAAAGAGCCGCGACGCCTGCACCGATGCCCAAGCCGCGAACGAATGGGTCGCCAGGCCCGGATTTGGTCAATAAGAAGCAGAGGTATAGAAATACCAGCGGCCAACAAAATGCATCTGCGATCGTACCGATCAACGCAAGGATGGTGGCTCGATAGGTCGCGTTACTGCGGCAAGCTTGATCGCCCTCTTTGTCAATTCCTCGACGAATCCGCGAACGTCCGGCTAGCAATGCCATCACCAAAACGCCGAAGACGATGGAGCGGAGCGGATTGCTGGAGACGGTGATCAGCATCTGAGTCATCGCACTTCGCCAGCCGTTGGGGGAACCGATCCACTTCACAACCTCGGGCGCCTCGGAGAGTTCTTCGAGTGAAAAGGCGGGGGCACTTCGAGTCCAAAACAAATGCTGGTCGACGAATTCAGTGAACTTCTCAATTTCGGCGGCAAGCCGACGTCGCTGGGTATCGTTGCCGACTAAGGTTGTTAACAACTTACCCTGACTCTGCAAAGTCGACTCGATCAGGTCCTTGCGTCGCCGCAAGAGTACCCACTCGGCTTCTTCTCGAGTGAGATCTGCCCACGGTACCGAGGTTGAATTCCAGTCGACGTTGACTACCTCGATATTTTCAAGTTCTTTTTCAATGCCTTCCAGTTCGTCTTCCAATTCGAACGCGTTCACTTGGAAATCGCTGAGGCTGAATTTTTCTCCGTCGTAGACAATCGTCAGGTCGTCGCGCGGCTGATATCGAGCGCGAAGTGATACCGCTTCTTCGCGCTGTTTACGAAGGATCAGTCCCAACGCATCGGTCAGGCCGACGGCCTTGATCCGCTCTTCACTGGTAACCAAGTCGGTCTGAACATCATTGTAAACCTTTTCGACATTCGTCTTTTCAGTTTGCGCCGCTTCGTCGATCGCCACGAGTTGCTGAATTCGTTTGGCAAGTTCGATGTTTGCCAAGGCATCTTCGCGAAGTGATTCGGGGACCGCGTCGACCGCCTTTTGCATGTCGGTGGTCGTTTCTTTGGCTGCTTGCTGCTGCCGATCGGCGATCAGCGCTTCCAGTTTGTCTTTCTGCAAACGCAACTGCTGGACGTTAGCCTCGGCAAACTGCCGTTCGAGCGGTAGCAGTTCGTCGGTGGTCGCCGTGTAGGCTGCTTGTTCACTTTGCAAGGACTCGATGAGAGCCAGGTTCTCCTTGATAGTCGCTCTTAGCTTTATTTTTTGAACGCGCTGTTGCGGATCATTTGAACTGCCATTGGTGAGCTGTTCGAGCTGTGTTCGAGCCTCCGTGATGGCTTGTTCCGCTTTAGAGACCAGGTCTGGAATCTCCGCGACCTTCGTGCGGCGGCGTGTCGGCTCCACAGTCAAATCGGTGACCCGCTTTGCCGTCGTTGCGATCTCGTTGTTAACCGTGGCAAGCTTCGTTGTCAGTGCGGTAGTGGAGAGGTTCTCATCGACTTTCAGCGGTTTTGCAGCTAACTCCTTGATCGAATCCTCAAGCTGCCCTTGTCGCAGCGGGGCCTCTTGAAGCATCGTTTTCCATCGCTTCGTTGCGTCCTGGTAATTGGCGGCATTGGTGAGAGAATCCTTAGCCTGCTTGAGCGATTCGACCACGCTCCCCTTCAGCGCGTCATCGAGCTGCGAATTAGCTTCGGCATCCGCAAGTTCCTTGTCGATCCCCGCAATGGTCAACCCATCGTCAACCGGCTCTGGATTCGCCGGCGTCTCTTTCGCCGTCGGCAGCGTGAGTTGCGGCCGTGCGTGAACAACCTGCGGTCCATCGACCAAGACAAGGGCTAGCAAAAGA encodes the following:
- a CDS encoding DUF1559 domain-containing protein → MKTKRTKDRSAFTLVELLVVIAIIGVMVGLLLPAVQSAREASRRMQCSNKLKQIGLATHNFELVHKGLPMLGEAQEGGHWSAFILPFIEQDALFERLSFGSINWAASVARDSATIASGNPEERQIAACESVVGPYKCPSSVMQGPVFDASCYSPPWFVSAREPANYLGVVTGIQPNDWKPQFGWGRTNRPTWGPDRTPTLHHSELDGMIITRPPEKARINQGGMAGAKFRDVTDGLSNTLMYGEAEPDFVHSIESSRQENQNTGRKDHWAIGGDDFDNWEGTDWSEQGGSTAVPINYQRPTDIRFSDASPEWAAYEVSFGSNHPGGANFCAGDGSVRMISESIDAELFSALGSRNGNEDDAHMPE
- a CDS encoding HD domain-containing protein translates to MHAIVDQIVEVFATRGAESYGSEDVTQLEHAMQCGDLARSSKATDELVVAAVLHDIGHLLLDTPLPTADASDYDDSHETIGYQFLEQNFGAAVADPVRLHVAAKRYLCTTRPSYEQQLSPTSYKSYLDQGGKMSKDELAAFESEPHCEAALVLRSWDDSAKNMDAKMPTIEDFKPYFFAVLQQQRQIDS
- a CDS encoding CZB domain-containing protein codes for the protein MFEVVDCHHCRLAKWYYERDGQASFAHTPSYRMLEAPHATVHRSTERVLDLLSASISTNDTAIAESLEEMEKGSEQVLQVLDQIILQNKGH
- a CDS encoding nitroreductase family protein; amino-acid sequence: MTINDQNRDDFAAVKRTIEKRKTLKVLGDLGSPVEINTTVAQNNDASIREALRTAGMAPFHYDRAIDSIAEPWRAHLLFHQNCRQVAELLEQWTPPGLSAGKLPAMFSACGAAILVTWLPQFRSGSESKPEQIDVDDEHLAAASAMVQNLLLLLTAKGMGTYWSSGGVLKQTGVSAHLGVNEGEKLLAVVFVEYPETQTLEIDRKPGKHRDSRSDGWIREVVL
- a CDS encoding DUF2784 domain-containing protein, producing the protein MIDFSFLADVTVTIHFAYVAFVVLGLPLILVGGLCRWQWIRNPWFRGLHLAMILIVVLEAWAGITCPLTTLENDFRLAAGGSSNEGSFIAAWLHDLMFFHAPPWVFTFAYSLFGAVVIATLVFIPPRLRKAPSANH
- a CDS encoding mechanosensitive ion channel domain-containing protein, which gives rise to MLTIRRPIVPFLLLALVLVDGPQVVHARPQLTLPTAKETPANPEPVDDGLTIAGIDKELADAEANSQLDDALKGSVVESLKQAKDSLTNAANYQDATKRWKTMLQEAPLRQGQLEDSIKELAAKPLKVDENLSTTALTTKLATVNNEIATTAKRVTDLTVEPTRRRTKVAEIPDLVSKAEQAITEARTQLEQLTNGSSNDPQQRVQKIKLRATIKENLALIESLQSEQAAYTATTDELLPLERQFAEANVQQLRLQKDKLEALIADRQQQAAKETTTDMQKAVDAVPESLREDALANIELAKRIQQLVAIDEAAQTEKTNVEKVYNDVQTDLVTSEERIKAVGLTDALGLILRKQREEAVSLRARYQPRDDLTIVYDGEKFSLSDFQVNAFELEDELEGIEKELENIEVVNVDWNSTSVPWADLTREEAEWVLLRRRKDLIESTLQSQGKLLTTLVGNDTQRRRLAAEIEKFTEFVDQHLFWTRSAPAFSLEELSEAPEVVKWIGSPNGWRSAMTQMLITVSSNPLRSIVFGVLVMALLAGRSRIRRGIDKEGDQACRSNATYRATILALIGTIADAFCWPLVFLYLCFLLTKSGPGDPFVRGLGIGAGVAALYVASRELLRQVCREKGLAMAHFDWGDSFRKYLRRHLRWYTLLGSICVLAMGIFYEHPDTGTRAFATRMVATFLFCLTAVFHHIILRSNSPLHAEVVRHNPYSNLYRLRKLLWILGISVPIVFSILAMAGYMDTTFRLGRSLQSTFLLLVVVVISSGLTSRWMMLKKRDLARKKAKELRAMRIAELQDDGSPSSAAKEAGIVLHEEETIDFGTIDQQSRQTSFVISSILAIFGLVYIWGDMLPALQVFDTEDYAITFGSGEDASRVSLLDVGIALIFVTVTIYITRVLPGLFDLLVLGKTSLDSGARYAISTLLRYALIIIGSIFVMNLLSVPYDKLGWLLAAASVGLGFGLQEIVANFVSGIILLLERPVRVGDVVTIDDTTGIVSRIQMRATTVTNWDRKELVIPNKDLITQKLLNWSLTNVVNRLTLTVGVAYGSNPNQVREILFKIVTSHPEVMEDPPPLINFDTFGDSSLNFVVRLYLEKLDNRIEITHQLNTAICNEFAKSNIEIPFPQRDVNFSFADGTEIASLARGAR